The DNA segment AGTTTTTCTACTGCCTCCGTGTTGTATTCTCCTTTGGCAACACCTCCTTGGTTGGTGATTAAGATTGTTTTATATCCGGCTTCCTTTAGAAGCGAAAGAGATGCTTCAATGTCAGGATTAAAAATAAAGTCTTCAACTCGATAAATATAATAATGGCCTTGATCGCTATTGACTACTCCATCTCTATCAATAAATACTGCTTTGTTCATTTTAAAAACGGCATTAATTCATGAATAAAATGTAAGAAAAGAGATGGTTTATAGATAATTGGAAAAACAAAACCGAAAATAGCTCCCCAAAAATGAGCATCGTGCCCTACGTTATCAATATTTCGTTGTGCCATAATTCTTGAGTATACCAAATAAGCAACCCCAAAAATAATTCCGGGAATAGGGATGGCAAAAAATAAATATAGTTTTGCATAAGGAGCAAAAAAGATACTCGCAAAAACTACTGCGGATACTGCGCCGGAAGCGCCAATGGAACTATAATAAGGATTGTCCTTTTCTTTAAATAGAGAATACATGCTTGAAAAAACCAAACCAGCAAAGAATAAAATTAAAAACATGATATTTCCTCTACCTGAAAAAGCCTGATTGAAATAATATATGACAGCATTCCCAAATGAATAGAGTACAAACATATTTACTAGAAGGTGTGTCCAGGATCCATGAATAAAACCATGAGAAAGTAGCCGGATATATTCTTTTCGATGAATGATCTGGTAAGCGTTGAATTTGTATTTGTCAAAAATATGGGGCTGGCTAAAAGCTATAGAACTCACAATTCCAATGGCCGCTATAAGTATTATAAGTACATTCATCTGTTTATATTAATGCATTATTTTAAATATCATTTCTTTGTATAGTTCCCCCATGTCGGCTGATACGTTCCCAAAGCCCTTGCTTTTCATGTCAAATTCGCGCAGGATTGAAATGATAGAAACCACTTTTCGGCCCGAATAATTTCTGGCACCTAAGGTGTAATCTTGTACAAAATAAGGGTTGATGGATAGTTCTTTG comes from the Saccharicrinis fermentans DSM 9555 = JCM 21142 genome and includes:
- a CDS encoding rhomboid family intramembrane serine protease, with protein sequence MNVLIILIAAIGIVSSIAFSQPHIFDKYKFNAYQIIHRKEYIRLLSHGFIHGSWTHLLVNMFVLYSFGNAVIYYFNQAFSGRGNIMFLILFFAGLVFSSMYSLFKEKDNPYYSSIGASGAVSAVVFASIFFAPYAKLYLFFAIPIPGIIFGVAYLVYSRIMAQRNIDNVGHDAHFWGAIFGFVFPIIYKPSLFLHFIHELMPFLK